The Tessaracoccus aquimaris sequence TAGAAGATGTCGGGCTCGGACCCACCGGCGAAGCCCTGCGCGAGCTCCTGGTTCAGGTCGGAGGCCGCGACCACCTTGACGGCGACCTTGGAGGTCTCGGTCCACTTGTCGACGGCGGCCTGCACGGCCTTGGTCTCGGAGTCGCCCGAGGAGCCGATCAGCATCGTCATGGACTCGGGCTTGGGGGCGTCGGAGCCGGCGGGGTCGAGCCCCCGGTGGCCTGCCCGCCGCCGCCGTTACAGGCGGCGAGGCTGAGGGCGACCAGGCTGGCGAAGGCCAGGGTCGCGATCTTCCGCAACTTCATGAGAGGTTTCCTTTCTTGGGGCCTGGCCCCGTTGGCGCGGTGGGGAAGCCCCAGCGCGGGTCGTGCCTGATGACCAGGCGAGGTGTGACGAGCGCGGTGACCGGCTCGTGCGTTGTGGTGAGCGCCCGGAGGAGCTCGTGCGCGATGCGGCCGAGGTCCTGGTCGACGCTTGAGAAGCCGAGCGAGGCGGCCAGGGGAGTGTTGTCGAATCCGACGATCGGGATCGCCAGTCCTGCGGTGCGGACGGCGGCGACCATGCCGACCGCGAGCGAGTCCGAGACGCAGACGACCGCGTCGGCGCCGGCCGCGACGACCGCGGGCCCTGCGTCGATCGCCTCGGAGATCTGCTCCTCGGAGGTGAACGTCCACGACTCTAGGTCGGCGTCGGAGAGCCCGAGCCGCTCCTTGAGGGTGGTCTCCCAGCCGGCGCGGCGGTCATCGCCGGTGGCTGAGCCCCGAGGCCAGCCGAGGAAGGCGATCCGGCGGTAGCCGAGGTCCAGGAGCGCGCCGGTTGCCTGCGCGACGCCCGCGCGGCCGTCGACGTCGACCCACGAGTGGGTCGCGTCCCTGTCGTCCCACGGGCGCCCGAAGGACACGAAGCTGGCGTCCTGCTCGGTCAGGGCGGGGATGCGTGCGTCGTCGGGGTGGGTGTCGGTGAGCACGAACTCGTCGACGAGGCCCTGTGCCCTCAGCCGGGAGATGGTCTCGACCTCCTGGGCGTCGCTGGTGGCGGTGAACAGGAGGACGTGCTTGCTGTCCTCGGCGGCCTGGGCGCTCAGTTCGTGCAGCAGTCGGTCCGTGAGGACGGCGGCCACGTTGTCGTCGACCGGGCGGATCCGCAGCCCGATGCTTCCGGTGCGCTGCTGGCGCAGCATCCGGGCGCGGAGGTTGGGGGTGTAGCCGAGGGTCGCGATGGAGGCCTCGACCCGCCTGAGCGTCGACGACTTGACGATCGACGGGTTGCTGATGGCGTTGCTGACCGTCTGAGGAGACACTCCGGCGTGCGCCGCGACCTGCGCAAGTGTCACTGCCATGGGTTCTCCTTTCGTTGACGGCCCCATTGCCTTAGATCGATCCAAAAACTCTCTCCTGGACAGCTTTGCTCAGAAAACTGGGTCTTGGATCGATCTAAGTTGCACGCTAGCGTATCCCACACGAGTTTGTGAACCCCTGTGATGGAATCGAGATCATGCGCGTAGAGAAGCCCGGACGGCAGCCCTTCCTCAACCAACGCACGGTGGTGGTGTGCGCCCCGACCCAGGTGTGGTCGGGAAACGATGGTGACTTCGGATCGGAGCCCATCGACGGCATCTACCAGGCCGACTGGCGGCTCATCTCCGGCGGCACGCTCCGGGTCGGGGGCGAACCCCTCGAGGTCGCGGGCTGCGCGGCGGGCGACAGCACGTGGAGCGTGACCGGCCTGGCGCGCGGGATCGACGACGACACCCCCGACCCGCGCGTGCTCGTGGAGCGCCGTCGGGTCGTCTCCGGGGGCGCGTCGAGGAGACGGTGCGGATCGTCAACGGATTGGACGTGGCGGTCGAGGCGCCTGTCGAACTGGCCCTCGAGGTCGAGTTCGTGGAACTGCAGACGATCAAGGCCGGTCAGCCCGTCCCCGTAGCCGTCCGGTTCGCCGAGGAGGCGGGCGCCGTGACGGCGACAGACGGCCTCCGCACGGTGCGGATCGCGGCGACCGGGGCCGCGCTGCGACTCGACGGCCGACGCGTCGTCGCGGAGGCGGCCTTCGAGATCGACCCGCACGCCTCCGCCGAACTCTCCGTCGCGATCGACCTGCGCGACCCGGAGGCGGTCGTGACGACGGGCGTCGCCGCGATCTCCGACCTGGCGCCGTCGGCCGACGCCTCGCTCGACCGGTGGGCGAGGCAGGCGATCGCCGACTGCCGGGCCCTGCTGCTCGATGCGGGCGAGGGGGCGTTCACCGCCGCGGGCGCCCCGTGGTTCTTCACGCTGTTTGGCCGCGACTCGCTGATCACCGCCCGCTTCCTCCTCCCGCTGTCGCTGGACCTCGCGCACACCACGCTGTTGACGCTCGCGGCGCGACAGGGCACCGAGATCGACCCGGAGACCGCCGAGCAGCCGGGCAAGATCCTGCACGAACTCCGTGCGGGCCAACTCGAGATGCCCGGCGAGCAGATCTCGCTGCCGCCGATCTACTACGGCACGATCGACGCGACCGGGCTGTGGATCATCCTGCTCCACGATGCCTGGCGCGCCGGCCTCTCCGACGACGCCGTCCGCGGCCTGCTCCCGGCGCTCGACGCCGCGCTCGGCTGGCTGCGAGACCACGGCTGCCCCGATGAGTCGGGCTTCCTGAAGTACATCGACGGCACCGGGCACGGCCTCGCGAACCAGGGCTGGAAGGACTCCGGCGACTCGGTGCGCTTCCACGACGGCAGCGTCGCGGTCGGCCCGATCGCGCTGTCCGAGGTGCAGGCGCAGGCCTGCCTCGCGGCCGAGAACGGCGCGGACCTCCTGGAGGCGTTCGGCGGGGACCCCGAGCCGTGGCGTGAGTGGGCCGAGGGCATGCGTCGACGCTTCCGGGCCGCGTTCTGGGTCGAGCGCGACGGCGTCTCGTTCCCGGCGATCGCGCTCGACGGTGAGGGTCGCCCGGTCGACTCAAAGACCTCCAACATCGGCCAACTGATCGGCACCACGCTGCTGAGCGCGGAGGAGGAGCGCGCCATGGCCGACCTCCTCGTCGGCCCGCGGTTCGCTTCGGGCTTCGGGCTGCGCACGATGGCAGACGACGAGGCCGGCTACTGGCCGCTGTCGTACCACTGCGGCAGCGTGTGGGTGCACGACACCGCCGTCGCGATCGAGGGGATGCTCAGGGCGGGCCTGACGGACCACGCCCGCGACCTGGCGCGCCAGTTGGTGCGCACCGCCGACGCCTACGACTCCCGCGTCCCCGAACTCTTCGGTGGCCAGGGGCTCGACGAGGTCTCGCGTCCGGTCGCCTACCCGGCGTCGTGCCGCCCGCAGGCCTGGGCTGCCGCCTCGGTCGTCCCCGTCCACCGGGCGCTGGTCGGCTGAGGCGTTGAGCAGCATTCGGTGTTCGTTGAGACCAGATGCTGGTGTTAGCGCTCGCAACCGCAACGAGTCACCGAAACTGCTCAACGCCTGACGCGTCAACGCCGGGCGGTCGGCGGGTCACCAGGTGGGGACGCCGCGGCCCATGCCGAAGTAGTTCCACCCTGCGTCGTTCCACCGCTGCGGGTCGAGCACGTTGCGGCCGTCGATCACGTTCGGCGCGGCGACCAGCGGAAGCACCGCAGCGGGGTCGAGTTCGACGAACTCCCGCCAGGGCGTCAGGACCATAACGGCGTGCGCTCCCTCCAGCGCCTCCTCCAGCGTGTCCGGCACGTTGAGGTCAGGACGGCGGTCGCGCAGTTTGTCGGCCGCCGCCGGGTCGACGATGGCCAACTCGGCGCCCGCCGCCCAGAGCTTTCCGGCGATGTCGAGGGCGGGGGAGTCGCGCATGTCGTCGGTGTCGGGCTTGAAGGTGATCCCGAGCACCGCGATCTTCTTGCCCTCGAGGCCGCCGACGGCCTCCTCGGCGAGGTGGACGGCGTGGTCGCGCCTTCGCAGGTTGATCGTGTCGACCTCGCGCAGGAAGGTCAGCGCCTGATCGACCCCCAACTCGCCGGCGCGGGCCATGAACGCCCGGATGTCCTTGGGGAGGCAACCGCCGCCGAACCCGATGCCCGCCTGCAGGAACTTCCGGCCGATCCGGTCGTCGTGGCCGATCGCCTCGGCGAGGCGCGTCACGTCGCCGCCCGTCACGTCGCACAGTTCGGCCATCGCGTTGATGAAGGAGATCTTGGTCGCCAGGAACGAGTTGGCCGCGACCTTCACCAGTTCCGCCGTCGGGTAGTTCGCGACCACCAGGGGCGTGTCCTCGGCGAGGGGCACCGCGTAGCACTCGTCGAGGATCGACTTGGCGAGTTCGCCGTCTGCCCGGTCGTCAGGCAGCCCGTAGACGATCCGGTCCGGGTGCAGCGTGTCCTGGATCGCGAAGCCCTCGCGCAGGAACTCGGGGTTCCAGGCGAGAAGCAGCCGCTTCCCGGAGGAGGCGAGGCGCTGCGCGATGGCCTCGGCGGTCCCGACGGGGACGGTCGACTTGCCCGCGACGAGGGCCGGGCGGGCGCCGTCGGCGGGGTCGGCGTGCTCGATGATCGTGGTGACGGCCTGGTCGACGTAGCTCATGTCGGCGCCGAGCCTGCCGCTCATCTGCGGGGTGCCGACCGCCACGAAGTGGATCTCCGCGTCGCGGATCTCGGCGGGGTCGGCGCTGAACCGCAGGCGGCCCGATTCCACGCCGCGCCGCAACAGGTCGTCGAAGCCGGGCTCGTGGAACGGCGCGACGCCGACCGCCAGTTTGGCGACCTTCGCCTCGTCGACGTCCAGCCCGATGACGTCGTGGCCGAGTTGGGCCATGCTCGCGGCGTGCACCGCTCCGAGGTACCCGCATCCGATGACGGAAATTCGCATGGTGCCAAGGTTAGCCAGCAGTGGAAGGCACTACGTGGCGGACGGGCCGAAGCGTTCATTGCGCCCCCGACGTGTACAACCGGGACCGGGCAGGCCATGATGGGGTATCACCGATATGGAGGTCACCGTGGATCACAACCCCACCGCCGTCGACGCAATTGTGAACGGTCACACCGCCCTGGGGATCGAGTTCGGCTCGACCAGGATCAAGGCAGTGCTGATCGGCCCCGACCATCAGCCGCTGGCCACCGGGGGCCACGAGTGGCGGGCGAAGTTCGTCGACGACGTCTGGACCTATGACCTGGCCGACGTCTGGTCCGGCCTCCAAGCCGCTTACGCCGACCTCGCCGCCGACGTCGAGCGACGCCACGGCGTGCGCCTCGAGACGGTCGGGGCGAT is a genomic window containing:
- a CDS encoding LacI family DNA-binding transcriptional regulator; translation: MAVTLAQVAAHAGVSPQTVSNAISNPSIVKSSTLRRVEASIATLGYTPNLRARMLRQQRTGSIGLRIRPVDDNVAAVLTDRLLHELSAQAAEDSKHVLLFTATSDAQEVETISRLRAQGLVDEFVLTDTHPDDARIPALTEQDASFVSFGRPWDDRDATHSWVDVDGRAGVAQATGALLDLGYRRIAFLGWPRGSATGDDRRAGWETTLKERLGLSDADLESWTFTSEEQISEAIDAGPAVVAAGADAVVCVSDSLAVGMVAAVRTAGLAIPIVGFDNTPLAASLGFSSVDQDLGRIAHELLRALTTTHEPVTALVTPRLVIRHDPRWGFPTAPTGPGPKKGNLS
- a CDS encoding glycogen debranching N-terminal domain-containing protein translates to MRVEKPGRQPFLNQRTVVVCAPTQVWSGNDGDFGSEPIDGIYQADWRLISGGTLRVGGEPLEVAGCAAGDSTWSVTGLARGIDDDTPDPRVLVERRRVVSGGASRRRCGSSTDWTWRSRRLSNWPSRSSSWNCRRSRPVSPSP
- a CDS encoding amylo-alpha-1,6-glucosidase; the protein is MAVEAPVELALEVEFVELQTIKAGQPVPVAVRFAEEAGAVTATDGLRTVRIAATGAALRLDGRRVVAEAAFEIDPHASAELSVAIDLRDPEAVVTTGVAAISDLAPSADASLDRWARQAIADCRALLLDAGEGAFTAAGAPWFFTLFGRDSLITARFLLPLSLDLAHTTLLTLAARQGTEIDPETAEQPGKILHELRAGQLEMPGEQISLPPIYYGTIDATGLWIILLHDAWRAGLSDDAVRGLLPALDAALGWLRDHGCPDESGFLKYIDGTGHGLANQGWKDSGDSVRFHDGSVAVGPIALSEVQAQACLAAENGADLLEAFGGDPEPWREWAEGMRRRFRAAFWVERDGVSFPAIALDGEGRPVDSKTSNIGQLIGTTLLSAEEERAMADLLVGPRFASGFGLRTMADDEAGYWPLSYHCGSVWVHDTAVAIEGMLRAGLTDHARDLARQLVRTADAYDSRVPELFGGQGLDEVSRPVAYPASCRPQAWAAASVVPVHRALVG
- a CDS encoding UDP-glucose dehydrogenase family protein — encoded protein: MRISVIGCGYLGAVHAASMAQLGHDVIGLDVDEAKVAKLAVGVAPFHEPGFDDLLRRGVESGRLRFSADPAEIRDAEIHFVAVGTPQMSGRLGADMSYVDQAVTTIIEHADPADGARPALVAGKSTVPVGTAEAIAQRLASSGKRLLLAWNPEFLREGFAIQDTLHPDRIVYGLPDDRADGELAKSILDECYAVPLAEDTPLVVANYPTAELVKVAANSFLATKISFINAMAELCDVTGGDVTRLAEAIGHDDRIGRKFLQAGIGFGGGCLPKDIRAFMARAGELGVDQALTFLREVDTINLRRRDHAVHLAEEAVGGLEGKKIAVLGITFKPDTDDMRDSPALDIAGKLWAAGAELAIVDPAAADKLRDRRPDLNVPDTLEEALEGAHAVMVLTPWREFVELDPAAVLPLVAAPNVIDGRNVLDPQRWNDAGWNYFGMGRGVPTW